One genomic region from Haloplasma contractile SSD-17B encodes:
- the coaD gene encoding pantetheine-phosphate adenylyltransferase — protein sequence MERIGVYPGSFDPVTNGHLDIIKRASKLFDKVYVVVSLNLKKDALFTHHERVDLLKQVTSEFENVEIEFHSGLIIDYVKSKHANAIVRGIRAISDFEHEFKLFSFNNDLASEIETVILLAKPTHLFLSSSDIKELAKFSGDISKYVPEYVYAQINKKYKIV from the coding sequence ATGGAAAGAATCGGGGTATACCCTGGTAGTTTTGACCCTGTTACAAATGGACACTTAGATATCATCAAGCGTGCTTCGAAGCTTTTTGATAAGGTCTATGTTGTTGTATCGTTAAACTTAAAAAAGGATGCGTTGTTTACACACCATGAACGTGTTGATTTGTTAAAACAAGTGACAAGTGAATTCGAGAACGTTGAGATTGAATTTCATAGTGGTTTAATCATTGACTATGTTAAAAGCAAACATGCAAATGCTATCGTCCGTGGAATTCGTGCCATCTCTGATTTTGAACATGAATTTAAATTATTTTCATTTAATAATGATTTAGCTTCGGAAATTGAAACAGTTATTTTACTAGCAAAGCCAACTCATCTATTTCTGTCGAGTTCGGACATAAAGGAACTTGCAAAATTTAGTGGTGATATTTCTAAATACGTTCCTGAATATGTTTACGCACAAATTAATAAAAAGTATAAGATAGTCTAA
- a CDS encoding P-loop NTPase family protein yields the protein MIKCNKLTVGEGDQTILKNIQFEIPSGKVGVLLTLDEQGKQTLLNCINENQSYIGDVNKGNENDRVSYYKKLPMVCNDLTGFEYLEMLLAMNTSIHTESVWDLVKSLGIDYELNVSIKKVSLYTNHCLILLASLILDNDIILIDEPFYGVDRESQKNIIKIINNLKEKGKTILISTNIIRFGFEIGDELLIMTKGKLKQVNNLFKSIKQYEINVMPLLMGS from the coding sequence ATGATTAAATGTAATAAGTTAACTGTAGGTGAAGGTGACCAGACGATTTTAAAGAATATTCAGTTCGAAATTCCAAGTGGAAAAGTTGGAGTGCTCCTTACTTTAGATGAACAAGGAAAACAAACTTTATTAAATTGTATTAATGAGAATCAATCCTATATAGGAGATGTCAATAAAGGTAACGAAAATGATCGTGTCAGCTATTATAAAAAATTACCAATGGTCTGTAATGATTTAACAGGATTTGAATACCTTGAGATGTTATTGGCCATGAATACAAGTATTCATACAGAATCTGTTTGGGATTTGGTAAAGAGTCTTGGAATTGACTATGAATTAAACGTTAGCATAAAGAAAGTATCTCTTTATACAAATCACTGTTTAATCTTGTTGGCCTCTCTAATACTTGATAATGATATCATTTTGATTGATGAACCGTTCTATGGAGTTGATCGTGAATCACAAAAGAATATTATTAAAATCATTAATAATCTAAAAGAAAAAGGAAAAACAATCCTAATTTCAACAAATATTATACGATTTGGTTTTGAGATTGGTGATGAATTGCTAATTATGACTAAAGGTAAATTAAAACAAGTAAACAATCTGTTTAAATCAATTAAGCAATATGAGATAAATGTTATGCCACTATTGATGGGCTCATAA
- a CDS encoding helix-turn-helix domain-containing protein has product MEYTLRDILKNVGITQKDIAEYLGISRQYLNSYLDETYEDPRMPEKFMLSLIFLFNCKTREEFYKEAYERNSKAIKKRLNTIKDTKSKVDMIFNIDNDKKLELFKIIDYLNSIMKMDAKLIEAFGLLIQNLSKNDNYKSLLTFLGKKHMLIEFDDNHFNEEELLSREALLFKALESESLDFNDYRALHQQFKQTVKNQTDIDINALKQSLRELGFNNLDDVELLELINKYETLKRKQ; this is encoded by the coding sequence ATGGAGTATACGTTACGCGATATTTTAAAAAATGTGGGGATCACACAAAAAGATATAGCTGAATATCTAGGTATTTCAAGACAATATCTAAATAGTTATCTCGATGAAACGTATGAAGATCCTAGAATGCCTGAGAAGTTTATGCTCAGCTTAATCTTTCTCTTTAACTGTAAAACGAGGGAAGAATTTTATAAGGAAGCGTACGAACGAAATTCTAAAGCCATTAAAAAGCGTTTAAATACAATAAAAGATACGAAGTCTAAAGTTGACATGATTTTCAACATCGACAATGACAAAAAGTTAGAATTATTTAAAATCATTGACTATTTAAACAGTATAATGAAAATGGATGCTAAACTAATTGAGGCATTTGGACTACTAATCCAGAACCTTTCGAAAAATGACAACTATAAATCATTGTTAACATTTTTAGGTAAAAAACATATGCTTATTGAATTTGACGACAACCATTTTAATGAAGAAGAACTATTAAGTAGAGAGGCTTTACTCTTTAAAGCACTAGAGTCTGAGTCGCTAGATTTTAATGATTATCGTGCTCTCCATCAACAATTTAAGCAAACTGTAAAGAATCAGACAGATATTGATATAAACGCTCTAAAACAATCATTAAGAGAATTAGGGTTTAATAACCTAGATGATGTCGAATTATTAGAATTAATCAATAAGTATGAAACACTGAAAAGAAAGCAATAG
- the fabV gene encoding enoyl-ACP reductase FabV encodes MTEDCLDRVVIKPRLKGNISRTSHPYGCKKRVEEQIDYVKEAGKFKGPKKILILGASSSYGLASRITLAFGCDADTIGVSYERGITNEKRLATAGWWNNIFFKQKAEQEGLVAKNFIGDAFSNEMKDQVIDYIKTEFGGQIDLLIYSLAAPKRKDPKTDIVYTSALKPIDEVVIGHSINLENGKLFKQIIEPATDEEIKSTIKVMGGEDWELWIDALEEANVLSEGFKTTLYSYVGPDITKAFYGNGTLGRAKRDAEQTSDRLNERLKNRVFGESIICCSKAVTTKASAVIPIFPLYASALYRVMAEKDLHETPIMHKYRFFKDMLYGNKREYDEQGRLRPDSWELREDVQEETKALLKQITPLNFKEITAFNRFKDEFMQLSGFNIQGLDYEQLVNLEELKDLLP; translated from the coding sequence ATGACTGAAGATTGTTTAGATCGGGTTGTAATTAAACCAAGATTAAAAGGAAATATATCCCGAACTTCTCATCCTTATGGGTGTAAAAAGAGGGTAGAGGAGCAAATTGATTATGTAAAAGAAGCAGGTAAATTCAAAGGTCCAAAGAAAATATTAATACTAGGTGCTTCATCTAGTTATGGATTAGCTTCTCGAATTACACTTGCATTTGGTTGTGATGCTGACACAATTGGCGTATCATATGAGCGCGGAATTACAAATGAAAAGCGTCTTGCTACTGCAGGATGGTGGAACAACATCTTTTTTAAACAGAAAGCGGAACAAGAAGGATTAGTTGCAAAGAATTTTATAGGAGATGCTTTTAGTAATGAGATGAAGGACCAAGTTATTGACTATATTAAAACAGAATTTGGCGGACAAATTGATTTGTTAATTTACAGTCTAGCCGCGCCTAAACGAAAAGATCCTAAAACCGATATTGTTTATACATCGGCTCTTAAACCAATTGATGAAGTAGTAATAGGGCATAGCATTAATTTAGAAAACGGAAAACTCTTCAAACAGATTATTGAACCAGCAACCGATGAAGAAATTAAATCTACAATTAAGGTAATGGGTGGAGAGGATTGGGAATTATGGATTGATGCCTTAGAAGAGGCAAATGTTTTGAGTGAAGGTTTTAAAACAACCTTATATTCTTATGTAGGTCCAGATATAACAAAGGCGTTTTATGGAAATGGAACACTAGGTAGAGCAAAAAGAGATGCAGAACAGACCTCGGACCGATTAAATGAACGATTAAAAAATCGAGTTTTTGGCGAGTCGATCATTTGCTGCAGTAAGGCGGTAACGACAAAGGCAAGTGCTGTGATCCCGATTTTTCCATTGTATGCAAGTGCTTTGTATAGAGTAATGGCCGAAAAAGACTTACATGAGACACCTATTATGCATAAGTATCGGTTCTTTAAAGATATGTTATACGGGAATAAACGAGAGTACGATGAACAGGGAAGGTTACGTCCTGATTCATGGGAATTACGAGAAGATGTACAAGAAGAAACGAAGGCACTATTGAAACAGATAACACCTTTAAACTTTAAAGAAATAACCGCTTTTAACCGATTTAAAGATGAATTTATGCAACTTAGCGGCTTTAATATACAGGGATTGGATTATGAACAACTAGTTAACCTAGAAGAGTTAAAGGATCTGTTACCTTAA
- a CDS encoding DUF2785 domain-containing protein: MKIDRIQLKQLLFRIKEDKFMIPNGYKAASLGHAMITHIGDTDPILRDELIYEVLENWTLNDVFTIEEVKDFLEIAFDDQHLFFRIGDKHDNSVFTRTFSLLFIAAALYKHNINPYLSKDDIISYLDKIISYLEREVDVRGFVKEKGWAHSVAHCSDVLGQFAKCDELETSDHKKILNAIANKIAHRKYTYIDEEDERAVTAVMNVIRKEHVSQDEFCTWINDLVQIGTLKIFPDDSVIHVNVKHFLRSLYFRLINEEQFNQVLNVLKDALCRMNRFN; the protein is encoded by the coding sequence ATGAAAATAGATCGTATTCAATTAAAACAATTATTATTTAGAATTAAAGAGGACAAATTTATGATACCAAACGGGTATAAAGCAGCATCACTTGGTCATGCAATGATTACCCATATTGGTGATACTGACCCCATTCTAAGGGATGAACTTATTTATGAAGTGTTAGAAAATTGGACTTTAAACGATGTGTTTACAATTGAGGAAGTAAAAGACTTTCTAGAAATTGCCTTTGATGATCAACACTTGTTCTTTAGAATAGGAGACAAACATGATAATTCCGTATTTACACGGACATTTTCACTTTTATTTATTGCCGCTGCACTTTACAAACATAATATAAACCCCTACCTATCTAAAGATGACATCATATCATATTTAGATAAAATAATTAGCTATCTAGAAAGAGAAGTCGATGTACGTGGTTTTGTTAAGGAGAAAGGATGGGCTCATAGTGTCGCTCACTGCTCAGACGTTTTAGGGCAGTTTGCTAAGTGTGATGAATTAGAGACATCAGACCATAAAAAGATTCTAAATGCTATAGCTAACAAAATTGCACACCGGAAATATACCTACATTGATGAAGAAGACGAGCGTGCTGTAACTGCCGTTATGAATGTAATTAGAAAAGAGCATGTATCACAAGATGAATTTTGCACTTGGATAAATGACTTGGTTCAAATAGGTACACTTAAGATATTCCCAGATGACTCAGTCATTCATGTGAATGTAAAACACTTCTTACGTAGTTTATATTTTAGATTAATAAATGAAGAACAATTCAATCAAGTTTTAAATGTATTAAAAGATGCCCTTTGTCGCATGAACCGATTTAATTAA
- a CDS encoding HAAS signaling domain-containing protein yields MDKQTFLKTLENKLIILNENEREDILTEYSDVIDQKVKEGKSQVEAVKDFGNIKELVREIYDAYRISKDCDELVTSREHEIVKVKQHKEEQTYLLRETKEQLEKNVGKNKDRYDGIDETYTPDLSDNELSQDVLTDVKDSEVAHDYDSNTIQTDIEIKKGKQTKEKALLNGDSEADYNNENQYDNQPEVEGGQKHGHNREVNNVNQLEVKNKLIQDQHDYSTKGTVNDKLEADPFLARMKKGTMNVLAVIRKSIIVAYNAIKSLAMAAYFKGKKGVQHGKRKMNQILDEHNALKRLELNAVKAERDYTRTKENLILNVSEKQANKQPMNKSKVKSNDSAKTISKFKDARLLRKQISAEYKCLTKEKQIPKRFDADEHEPNADARYDYTMAINQHANSMKGNNTLSRRKSRALLNSQKIELKAIRKAEKKLQKSELRSVKQTRKFERKLSKQTNYGQHHLMFTLFLIPIMLFCKFLFTMIYIGFYLFLSFCYVASKTIYFSLYLIVALLSAIGSLLLLGFMTGFLVAAFKFHYVYLYPGLVCLGIFVITIGSTASIDSIFKFINRCVSTLFAKIYYMSHRLFKRVILEVRD; encoded by the coding sequence ATGGATAAGCAAACATTTTTAAAAACATTAGAAAATAAGTTGATTATTTTGAATGAAAACGAACGCGAAGACATATTAACTGAATATTCAGATGTAATTGATCAAAAAGTAAAAGAGGGAAAGTCTCAGGTCGAAGCGGTTAAAGATTTTGGAAATATTAAAGAGTTAGTTCGCGAAATTTATGATGCATATCGAATTAGCAAAGACTGTGATGAGTTAGTAACTAGCCGTGAACATGAAATAGTAAAAGTGAAACAGCACAAAGAAGAACAGACTTATTTATTACGGGAAACGAAGGAACAACTTGAAAAGAATGTAGGAAAAAATAAAGATAGATATGATGGAATTGATGAAACCTATACACCTGACTTATCTGATAATGAACTCAGTCAAGATGTATTGACTGACGTCAAAGATTCTGAAGTAGCTCATGATTATGATTCAAACACTATACAGACTGATATAGAGATAAAAAAAGGGAAACAAACAAAAGAAAAAGCTCTACTTAATGGTGATTCTGAAGCAGACTATAACAATGAAAATCAGTATGACAATCAGCCTGAGGTAGAAGGCGGACAGAAGCACGGTCACAATCGGGAAGTAAACAATGTAAATCAACTAGAAGTAAAAAACAAACTAATCCAGGATCAACATGATTACAGTACTAAAGGTACAGTTAATGACAAATTAGAGGCTGACCCCTTTCTAGCACGTATGAAAAAAGGGACTATGAATGTGCTTGCGGTCATTAGAAAATCTATAATTGTAGCCTATAATGCTATTAAGTCTTTAGCAATGGCAGCTTATTTTAAAGGAAAAAAAGGCGTGCAGCATGGTAAACGTAAAATGAATCAGATTTTAGATGAACATAATGCTCTTAAGCGATTAGAACTAAACGCAGTAAAGGCAGAACGTGACTATACACGAACTAAAGAAAACCTCATATTGAATGTTTCAGAGAAACAAGCGAACAAACAACCTATGAATAAATCTAAAGTTAAATCCAATGACTCTGCAAAAACAATATCTAAATTTAAAGACGCAAGACTTCTGAGAAAACAAATTTCTGCTGAATACAAATGTTTAACCAAAGAAAAACAGATACCAAAAAGATTTGATGCGGATGAACATGAACCAAATGCAGATGCACGATATGACTATACAATGGCGATTAATCAACATGCAAATAGCATGAAGGGTAATAATACTCTAAGTAGGAGGAAAAGTAGAGCACTATTGAATTCTCAAAAAATAGAACTAAAAGCAATTCGAAAGGCTGAAAAGAAATTACAAAAATCAGAATTAAGAAGCGTGAAGCAGACTCGAAAATTTGAACGTAAATTAAGTAAACAAACGAATTACGGGCAACACCATTTAATGTTCACACTCTTTCTAATACCAATCATGCTTTTCTGCAAGTTCTTATTTACAATGATCTATATTGGATTCTATTTATTTTTATCATTCTGTTATGTAGCAAGTAAAACAATCTATTTTTCGCTCTATTTGATCGTCGCACTTTTAAGTGCAATCGGTTCATTGTTACTTCTAGGATTTATGACCGGGTTTTTAGTTGCAGCGTTTAAGTTTCATTATGTTTATTTATATCCTGGTCTTGTGTGTTTAGGAATATTTGTAATAACAATTGGTTCAACAGCTAGTATTGATTCTATCTTCAAATTCATTAATCGTTGTGTTTCGACCTTATTTGCAAAGATATATTATATGAGCCATCGATTATTTAAACGTGTCATATTAGAGGTGAGAGACTAA
- a CDS encoding PadR family transcriptional regulator has translation MIVLHVVAKKDIYGYELVQKVNEVIEVKEGTIYPLLKRLTNENYFDTYYEKSSEGPRRKYYRLTSLGKEHYRALLNEWKVFSKNIDRYIGG, from the coding sequence ATGATTGTCCTACATGTAGTAGCTAAAAAAGATATATATGGTTATGAATTAGTACAAAAAGTAAATGAAGTGATTGAGGTTAAAGAAGGAACAATTTATCCTTTACTAAAACGACTGACGAATGAAAATTATTTTGATACCTATTATGAAAAATCAAGTGAGGGGCCTAGGAGAAAATACTATCGTTTAACTTCCCTAGGAAAAGAACATTATCGTGCATTATTAAATGAATGGAAGGTGTTCTCTAAAAACATTGACCGTTATATAGGAGGGTAG
- a CDS encoding LURP-one-related family protein has protein sequence MCARVLMMPDKIIRSGTAPVYDEHEQVIATINYQYFSFRRKLTITSPHDELISKGRIRAFSFRPTWLMYDHMDNQIGEIKQLFTFFSRKYVYTNQQGKEYRIDGNIRGRNFNIYDGEQKVIDVSSTSNFFTMRPHNYAVTILEENFDSVEAINVVSGIRNLVEVSKSNNS, from the coding sequence ATGTGCGCTAGAGTCTTAATGATGCCTGATAAAATTATAAGAAGTGGAACAGCACCTGTTTATGATGAGCACGAACAGGTAATTGCAACTATAAACTATCAATATTTTAGCTTTAGAAGAAAGTTGACGATTACAAGTCCTCATGATGAACTAATTTCAAAAGGGAGAATTCGTGCATTTTCTTTTAGACCAACGTGGTTAATGTATGATCATATGGATAACCAAATTGGTGAAATTAAACAGTTGTTTACTTTTTTTTCACGAAAGTACGTCTATACGAACCAACAAGGCAAAGAGTACCGAATAGATGGAAACATACGTGGTCGTAACTTTAACATTTATGATGGAGAACAAAAGGTGATCGACGTTTCAAGTACATCGAACTTCTTTACCATGAGACCACACAATTATGCAGTCACAATTTTAGAGGAGAATTTTGATTCAGTAGAAGCTATAAACGTTGTATCTGGAATCAGAAACCTGGTAGAAGTTTCGAAATCTAACAATAGTTAA
- a CDS encoding DUF1450 domain-containing protein produces the protein MIRVCPHCSGVDTEGLKKKLPNETIKSTCVGVCKSYKDKVYAAVDQEIIYADSNMEIQQKIVERLKNKDNE, from the coding sequence ATGATTAGAGTTTGTCCACATTGTTCGGGTGTAGATACTGAGGGATTAAAAAAGAAATTACCAAATGAAACAATAAAATCTACCTGTGTAGGTGTTTGCAAGTCGTATAAAGATAAGGTGTATGCTGCTGTTGATCAAGAGATAATTTATGCTGACTCAAATATGGAAATTCAACAAAAGATCGTAGAACGTTTGAAAAACAAAGATAACGAATAA
- a CDS encoding YjcZ family sporulation protein → MYGYGYGSGYGYGSGYGCGCQSYGYGGYSNSYALILVLFILLVIIGCACYTLG, encoded by the coding sequence ATGTATGGATATGGTTATGGTAGCGGATATGGTTACGGAAGTGGCTATGGATGTGGATGCCAATCATATGGCTATGGTGGATATAGTAACTCTTATGCATTGATTCTTGTTCTATTTATCCTATTAGTTATCATTGGTTGTGCTTGTTATACACTTGGATAG
- a CDS encoding YjcZ family sporulation protein, which produces MAGGYTNTYSFILVLFILLVIVGCSCMTGYGY; this is translated from the coding sequence ATGGCTGGTGGTTATACTAACACTTATTCATTTATCTTAGTATTATTTATCTTATTAGTAATTGTTGGTTGTTCATGTATGACAGGATATGGTTACTAG
- a CDS encoding 4Fe-4S binding protein — translation MKNYKSHMKWSWVIIVSFFVLSIYNIWFGLFGFVCMLTPMVHALRGKGKLHCAKHCPRGSFLGKWLPYMSLNKRLPKFMTKKPFKHGVLIFMILMLSFSLYHSGFEPKKVAMSLFRFMGASFIVGILLGVIYKPRSWCAICPMGHATGLIDKGLKNQKKKKNANNTKKQLNY, via the coding sequence ATGAAAAATTATAAATCACATATGAAATGGTCTTGGGTTATTATTGTTTCATTTTTTGTTTTATCAATCTACAATATTTGGTTTGGATTATTTGGATTTGTCTGTATGCTAACGCCAATGGTTCATGCACTTCGTGGTAAAGGTAAGTTACATTGTGCAAAACATTGTCCTAGAGGTTCTTTCTTAGGAAAGTGGCTACCCTATATGTCACTAAATAAGCGATTACCTAAATTTATGACTAAGAAACCATTTAAACACGGTGTTTTGATTTTTATGATTCTGATGTTGAGTTTTTCACTCTATCATTCTGGATTCGAACCTAAAAAAGTGGCAATGTCACTATTCCGCTTCATGGGAGCCTCATTTATAGTAGGTATTCTATTGGGCGTTATTTATAAACCAAGAAGTTGGTGTGCAATCTGTCCTATGGGACACGCTACAGGACTGATTGATAAAGGATTAAAGAATCAAAAGAAAAAGAAGAATGCAAACAACACTAAAAAACAACTAAATTACTAA
- a CDS encoding GNAT family N-acetyltransferase produces MSISIKRVDQYDKALLDVLFKKAELHIQRANPSFFRNHHNILLVAYKNEVEACGFLYAYLLNMPNSDKTKLFLYSIDVFNGKRREGIGTKLIKKLKEIGKVYQANELFVLTNDSNLAAKGLYEYTGGYMENDDDIMYVYDLE; encoded by the coding sequence ATGAGTATAAGTATCAAACGAGTTGATCAGTATGACAAGGCATTATTAGACGTATTATTTAAAAAAGCAGAATTACATATTCAACGTGCTAATCCTTCTTTTTTTAGAAATCACCATAACATATTGCTTGTAGCATATAAAAACGAGGTAGAGGCATGTGGATTCTTATATGCTTATCTACTTAATATGCCAAACTCAGATAAGACAAAACTATTCCTCTACTCAATTGATGTGTTTAATGGGAAAAGACGAGAAGGTATAGGAACGAAACTAATTAAAAAATTGAAAGAAATAGGTAAGGTGTATCAGGCGAATGAATTGTTTGTATTAACAAACGATTCAAATCTAGCAGCAAAAGGATTGTATGAATATACAGGTGGATACATGGAAAATGATGATGATATCATGTATGTGTATGACTTAGAATAA
- a CDS encoding nucleoside triphosphate pyrophosphohydrolase, with the protein MAKTIKYNKLVRDLIPDIIEKSGKTYVTHIAKDSEYTSHLYKKVREELEEFIENPSEEEMADILEVLDHISNQFNLNRKKIEQVKEQKNIVRGSFKKKIILEEVIED; encoded by the coding sequence ATGGCTAAAACAATCAAGTATAATAAACTAGTAAGAGATTTAATTCCTGATATAATTGAGAAAAGTGGAAAAACATATGTAACACATATAGCGAAAGATTCTGAATACACTAGTCATCTTTATAAGAAAGTACGAGAAGAATTAGAGGAGTTCATAGAAAATCCATCTGAAGAAGAAATGGCTGACATACTTGAGGTTCTCGATCATATAAGTAACCAGTTTAATCTTAATAGAAAAAAGATTGAACAAGTTAAAGAACAAAAAAATATAGTTCGAGGAAGTTTTAAAAAGAAAATCATATTAGAGGAAGTGATTGAAGACTAG
- the gtfA gene encoding sucrose phosphorylase translates to MENKIMLITYADSMGKDLKDLNNVLNNHFKDTIGSVHILPFYPSSADRGFAPMTYTEVDEVFGDWKDILKISENYELMYDFMINHISRSSKYFQDFLKNKDESSYSDLFIRYKDFWKNGEPTEEQVDKIYKRKPRAPYVIATFEDGSKEKVWCTFDEEQIDLDVTTDTTKQFVIDNLSFLAKHGANFIRLDAFAYAIKKPDTSCFFIEPGVWELLDECQAILKPMGVEMLPEIHEHYTIQLNMAKKGCWVYDFALPMLVLYSLFSGKNNRLINWLNICPRKQFTTLDTHDGIGVVDVVDLMTDKEIDYTKEVLYKKGANVKKKYSSAEYKNLDIYQINCTYYSALGNNDAAYLLARAIQFFAPGIPQVYYVGLLAGENDLELLEKTKVGRNINRHYYTVDEINERVTDPMLQNMYKLMEFRNTYDAFNGDVTIVKPILENELVIVWEKGELKTTLIADLKTHEFKVMYVNEAIQEVELDLT, encoded by the coding sequence ATGGAAAACAAAATCATGTTAATTACTTATGCCGATAGCATGGGAAAAGATTTAAAGGACTTAAACAATGTATTAAATAACCATTTTAAAGATACAATTGGTAGTGTACACATCTTACCGTTTTATCCATCAAGTGCAGATAGAGGGTTTGCACCAATGACATATACTGAAGTAGATGAGGTATTTGGTGACTGGAAAGATATTTTAAAGATTTCTGAAAATTATGAGTTAATGTATGATTTTATGATTAATCACATCTCTAGAAGTTCAAAGTATTTTCAAGACTTTTTAAAAAATAAAGATGAGTCAAGCTATAGCGATTTATTTATCCGTTACAAGGATTTTTGGAAAAATGGAGAGCCAACTGAAGAACAAGTTGATAAAATTTACAAACGGAAACCACGAGCACCCTATGTTATAGCAACCTTTGAAGATGGATCGAAGGAAAAAGTTTGGTGTACGTTTGATGAGGAACAAATCGATTTAGATGTAACGACTGATACGACTAAACAATTTGTGATCGATAATCTATCTTTTTTAGCAAAACATGGTGCAAATTTTATACGTCTGGATGCCTTTGCTTACGCAATAAAGAAACCAGATACATCATGTTTCTTTATTGAACCTGGAGTATGGGAATTATTAGATGAATGTCAGGCTATTTTAAAACCGATGGGTGTAGAAATGTTACCTGAGATACATGAACATTATACTATTCAGTTAAATATGGCAAAAAAAGGATGCTGGGTTTATGATTTTGCCTTGCCAATGCTTGTCCTATACTCACTGTTTTCAGGTAAGAACAATCGCTTAATTAATTGGTTAAACATTTGTCCTCGTAAACAGTTTACAACGCTTGATACCCATGATGGGATCGGTGTTGTTGATGTAGTCGATTTGATGACCGATAAAGAAATTGATTATACAAAAGAGGTTTTATATAAAAAGGGTGCAAATGTAAAGAAAAAGTATAGTTCAGCTGAATACAAGAATTTAGATATCTATCAAATTAATTGTACCTACTACTCAGCACTCGGGAATAATGACGCCGCTTACTTATTAGCACGAGCGATCCAGTTTTTTGCACCCGGTATTCCGCAGGTCTATTACGTAGGGTTACTTGCTGGTGAGAATGATCTAGAACTATTAGAAAAAACGAAAGTAGGCCGTAATATTAATCGTCACTACTATACAGTCGATGAGATCAATGAACGTGTTACGGATCCAATGCTTCAAAATATGTATAAGCTAATGGAATTTAGAAATACATATGATGCCTTTAATGGTGATGTAACAATCGTTAAACCAATCCTAGAAAATGAACTAGTCATTGTATGGGAAAAAGGTGAGCTTAAAACAACTTTAATTGCAGATCTAAAAACACATGAGTTTAAAGTCATGTATGTAAACGAAGCGATTCAAGAGGTTGAACTCGATTTAACATAA
- a CDS encoding deoxynucleoside kinase yields the protein MRIGIMGPIGSGKSTLSLTLSKKYKYKLVEEKVQDNPYLKYFYEDKKTFALLSQNAFYSSLFLDMWETKEEEHIIYDSTIFSNLVFTELLRLEGIMNPMEVALTYAIADEHLKRIPDVDIYIVLRRSKDQLFENVRSRGREIEADQEEYLHFHYDNYYEVTERLLKHYNVPKERIMFLDLPDDIFSEGKVDEIWSKIKAQVRE from the coding sequence ATGAGAATAGGAATTATGGGACCAATTGGTAGTGGGAAAAGCACCCTATCATTAACCTTATCAAAGAAATACAAGTACAAACTGGTAGAGGAAAAAGTGCAAGACAATCCATACTTAAAATATTTTTACGAAGACAAAAAGACATTTGCACTACTAAGTCAAAATGCTTTTTATTCATCACTTTTCCTAGATATGTGGGAGACAAAAGAAGAAGAACATATTATCTATGATAGTACCATTTTCAGCAATTTAGTTTTTACTGAGCTGCTTCGGTTAGAAGGAATTATGAATCCAATGGAGGTCGCGCTAACATACGCAATCGCCGATGAGCATTTAAAGCGAATTCCTGACGTAGACATCTATATCGTATTAAGACGTTCTAAGGATCAACTGTTCGAAAACGTAAGATCTCGAGGTAGAGAAATTGAAGCAGACCAAGAAGAATACCTGCACTTCCACTACGACAATTACTATGAAGTGACAGAACGATTACTAAAGCATTATAATGTGCCAAAAGAAAGAATTATGTTCTTAGATTTACCCGACGATATCTTTAGTGAAGGTAAAGTAGATGAAATATGGAGCAAAATAAAAGCACAAGTTCGTGAATAA